From the Thermococcus sp. 18S1 genome, one window contains:
- a CDS encoding nucleotide pyrophosphohydrolase, with protein sequence MKTIQELTSMIVRFRDDRDWKKYHTPRNLAISLVVELGELLEHFQWQEDHEIMELIQNPAKRKEVEEELADVAIYLFLLANELGIELETAILDKLKMNEKKYPIDAVKGKYVKYTELMGHDG encoded by the coding sequence ATGAAGACTATACAGGAATTGACCTCAATGATAGTTAGATTCAGGGATGATAGAGACTGGAAAAAATATCATACTCCACGGAATCTAGCCATATCCCTTGTAGTGGAACTTGGGGAGTTACTTGAACATTTCCAGTGGCAAGAGGATCATGAAATCATGGAACTTATCCAAAACCCTGCTAAGAGAAAAGAAGTTGAGGAAGAACTTGCCGATGTTGCTATATACTTGTTCTTACTGGCAAATGAACTGGGTATTGAACTTGAAACTGCTATTTTAGATAAGCTCAAGATGAATGAGAAGAAGTATCCAATAGACGCCGTAAAAGGTAAATATGTGAAGTATACGGAGTTGATGGGACATGACGGATAA